A region from the Borreliella burgdorferi B31 genome encodes:
- a CDS encoding DUF1357 domain-containing protein — MTEKEEKEDLQAQDKEEQQNKADTKVISAQEFEEYMRFKEQANSKSKETSRDLSINERITKELAEVEERERIKKQLLLEAERINEIDTLAKAHLSNHFNKEVLLAKGYTLKDIMQAQRRELVRKFVPIEQIKAIAKVSDISHIDGEMLEQLVSLAKVNIKLRKTASSNFSSVDSVRGNIVVKSEERASLLDSNFVPINFTEFVQAISNTYKQRRIQFYENLKRHKRTSIA, encoded by the coding sequence ATGACTGAGAAAGAAGAAAAAGAAGACCTGCAAGCACAAGATAAAGAAGAGCAGCAAAATAAGGCTGATACTAAAGTTATAAGTGCGCAGGAATTTGAAGAGTACATGCGCTTTAAAGAGCAAGCAAATAGTAAATCCAAAGAGACAAGTCGAGATTTAAGTATAAATGAACGAATAACAAAAGAACTCGCAGAAGTTGAAGAGAGGGAGCGTATTAAAAAGCAATTATTGCTAGAGGCTGAGCGCATAAATGAAATTGATACACTTGCAAAAGCACATCTTAGCAATCATTTCAATAAGGAGGTGTTGCTTGCAAAAGGATACACATTAAAAGACATTATGCAAGCACAACGTAGAGAACTTGTGCGCAAGTTCGTTCCAATTGAGCAAATTAAAGCTATTGCCAAAGTATCAGACATAAGTCATATCGATGGAGAGATGTTAGAGCAACTTGTTTCTTTAGCAAAAGTGAATATTAAATTAAGAAAAACTGCGAGTAGCAATTTTTCTTCTGTTGACTCTGTCAGAGGCAATATTGTTGTTAAATCAGAAGAGAGAGCAAGTTTGCTTGATTCTAATTTTGTACCTATTAATTTCACAGAATTTGTACAAGCGATAAGTAATACTTACAAGCAAAGACGAATTCAATTTTATGAAAATCTAAAAAGACATAAAAGAACAAGTATTGCTTAA